One stretch of Streptomyces sp. NBC_00443 DNA includes these proteins:
- the mnmA gene encoding tRNA 2-thiouridine(34) synthase MnmA, which produces MTDTAQPSRPLRVLAAMSGGVDSAVAAARAAEAGHDVTGVHLALSANPQSFRTGARGCCTIEDSRDARRAADVIGIPFYVWDLADRFREDVVEDFIAEYEAGRTPNPCLRCNEKIKFAALLDKALALGFDAVCTGHYATVVLNDDGTRELHRASDMAKDQSYVLGVLDEQQLAHAMFPLGDTLTTKDEIRAEAERRGLAVAKKPDSHDICFIADGDTQGFLANRLGKAEGDIVDETGAKLGTHEGAYGFTIGQRKGLRIGTPAPDGKPRYVLDISPVDNTVTVGPADSLGVSALTAIKPRWCGTAPTGPGTYTAQLRAHGGETEVTADLVDGRLEVTFTDPVRGVAPGQAIVLYDDTRVVGSATIASTVRATTAAV; this is translated from the coding sequence ATGACTGACACCGCGCAGCCCTCCCGCCCCCTCCGTGTCCTCGCCGCCATGTCCGGCGGGGTCGACTCCGCCGTCGCCGCCGCCCGCGCGGCCGAGGCGGGCCATGACGTCACCGGCGTCCACCTCGCGCTCTCCGCGAACCCCCAATCCTTCCGCACGGGCGCGCGGGGCTGTTGCACCATCGAGGACTCCCGCGACGCCCGCCGCGCCGCGGACGTGATCGGCATCCCGTTCTACGTATGGGACCTCGCCGACCGCTTCCGCGAGGACGTGGTCGAGGACTTCATCGCCGAGTACGAGGCCGGGCGCACCCCGAACCCGTGCCTGCGCTGCAACGAGAAGATCAAGTTCGCGGCCCTGCTGGACAAGGCCCTGGCCCTCGGCTTCGACGCGGTCTGCACCGGCCACTACGCGACGGTCGTGCTGAACGACGACGGCACCCGCGAACTGCACCGCGCCTCCGACATGGCCAAGGACCAGTCGTACGTCCTCGGCGTCCTGGACGAGCAGCAGCTCGCGCACGCGATGTTCCCGCTCGGCGACACCCTGACGACGAAGGACGAGATCCGCGCGGAGGCCGAGCGCCGCGGTCTGGCGGTGGCGAAGAAGCCCGACTCGCACGACATCTGCTTCATCGCCGACGGCGACACCCAGGGCTTCCTCGCGAACCGCCTCGGCAAGGCGGAGGGCGACATCGTCGACGAGACGGGTGCGAAGCTCGGCACGCACGAGGGGGCGTACGGCTTCACCATCGGCCAGCGCAAGGGCCTGCGCATCGGCACCCCGGCCCCCGACGGCAAGCCCCGCTACGTCCTCGACATCTCGCCGGTCGACAACACGGTGACGGTCGGCCCGGCGGACTCCCTCGGCGTCAGCGCCCTGACCGCCATCAAGCCCCGCTGGTGCGGCACCGCCCCGACCGGCCCCGGCACCTACACCGCCCAGCTCCGCGCCCACGGCGGCGAGACCGAGGTGACCGCCGACCTGGTCGACGGCCGCCTGGAGGTCACCTTCACGGACCCGGTCCGCGGAGTGGCCCCCGGCCAGGCGATCGTCCTGTACGACGACACGCGCGTGGTGGGCTCGGCGACGATCGCGTCGACAGTGCGGGCGACGACAGCGGCCGTCTGA
- a CDS encoding N-acetylmuramoyl-L-alanine amidase has translation MGQRKARKDGDRKVGRRALLIGGAVAAAGSAVLARDELARLWWRVPGVEKPRKEGEVDYTGARWVAASDANWRRADRPDDYGIDMVIIHVTQGSFDSAVKVFQDPEHGAAAHYIVRKDGHVTQMIRELDVAYHAGNRDYNERSVGIEHEGFVERPQDLTDEMYEASARLTARICARYDIPVDREHIIGHVEVPGTDHTDPGKHWDWERYMKLVRQARTAKA, from the coding sequence ATGGGACAGCGGAAGGCTCGGAAGGACGGCGACCGGAAGGTCGGCCGTCGCGCGTTGCTGATCGGTGGGGCAGTGGCGGCGGCGGGCTCGGCCGTGCTGGCCCGAGACGAGCTCGCGCGGTTGTGGTGGCGGGTTCCGGGCGTGGAGAAGCCGCGCAAGGAGGGCGAGGTCGATTACACCGGCGCGCGGTGGGTGGCGGCGTCGGACGCGAACTGGCGGCGGGCGGACCGGCCCGACGACTACGGCATAGACATGGTGATCATCCATGTCACCCAGGGCAGCTTCGACAGCGCGGTGAAGGTGTTCCAGGACCCGGAACACGGTGCGGCCGCGCACTACATCGTCCGCAAGGACGGCCACGTCACGCAGATGATCCGCGAACTGGACGTGGCGTACCACGCGGGCAATCGCGACTACAACGAGCGCAGTGTCGGCATCGAGCACGAGGGCTTCGTGGAGCGGCCGCAGGACCTCACGGACGAGATGTACGAGGCCTCGGCGCGGCTGACGGCCCGGATATGTGCGCGCTATGACATCCCCGTCGACCGCGAGCACATCATCGGGCACGTGGAGGTGCCGGGGACCGATCACACGGATCCCGGGAAGCACTGGGACTGGGAGCGGTACATGAAGCTTGTGCGGCAGGCGCGTACGGCGAAGGCCTGA
- a CDS encoding cysteine desulfurase family protein → MAYLDHAATTPMLPEAAEALTAHLSVTGNASSLHASGRRARRTVEEARETLAEALGARPSEVVLTSGGTEADNLAVKGLYWSRRDADPAGTRTRILASPVEHHAVLDAVHWLSEHEGAEVEYLPVDAHGRVHPDALREAVARNPHDVALATVMWANNEIGTVMPIRELADVAKEFDIPLHADAVQAFGQVPVDFAASGLAAMTVSGHKIGGPYGIGALILGRDQTPVPVLHGGGQERHVRSGTLDVPAIASFAVAGRLAAEQREWFDREIGALRDALVEAVRTAVSDAILGGDPAPGGRLPANAHFTFPGCEGDSLLLLLDAQGIECSTGSACTAGVAQPSHVLLATGTDPDLARGTLRFSLGHTSTEADVEAVAKAIGPAVERARAAGLT, encoded by the coding sequence ATGGCTTACCTCGACCACGCCGCGACGACCCCCATGCTCCCGGAGGCGGCAGAGGCCCTGACCGCCCACCTGAGCGTCACCGGCAACGCCTCCTCCCTCCACGCATCCGGCCGCCGCGCGAGGCGAACCGTCGAGGAGGCCCGCGAGACCCTCGCGGAAGCGCTCGGCGCCCGCCCCAGCGAGGTCGTCCTCACCTCCGGCGGCACCGAGGCCGACAACCTCGCGGTCAAGGGCCTGTACTGGTCCCGCCGTGACGCCGACCCGGCCGGCACCCGCACCCGCATCCTGGCCAGCCCCGTCGAGCACCACGCCGTCCTCGACGCCGTCCACTGGCTCAGCGAGCATGAGGGCGCCGAGGTCGAGTACCTCCCGGTCGACGCCCACGGCCGCGTCCACCCGGACGCCCTGCGCGAAGCCGTCGCCCGCAACCCCCACGACGTCGCCCTCGCCACGGTGATGTGGGCCAACAACGAGATCGGCACCGTCATGCCGATCCGTGAACTGGCCGACGTGGCAAAAGAGTTCGACATCCCTCTGCACGCCGACGCCGTCCAGGCCTTCGGCCAGGTCCCCGTCGACTTCGCCGCCTCCGGCCTCGCCGCGATGACGGTCTCCGGCCACAAGATCGGCGGCCCGTACGGCATCGGCGCCCTGATCCTCGGCCGTGATCAGACCCCCGTCCCCGTCCTGCACGGCGGCGGCCAGGAACGCCACGTCCGCTCCGGCACCCTCGACGTCCCCGCCATCGCCTCCTTCGCGGTCGCCGGCCGCCTCGCCGCCGAGCAGCGCGAGTGGTTCGACCGGGAGATCGGCGCCCTGCGCGACGCCCTGGTCGAGGCGGTCCGTACGGCCGTCTCGGACGCGATCCTCGGCGGCGACCCGGCACCCGGCGGTCGCCTCCCGGCCAACGCGCACTTCACCTTCCCGGGCTGCGAGGGCGACTCCCTGCTCTTGCTGCTCGACGCCCAGGGGATCGAGTGCTCCACCGGCTCCGCCTGCACCGCGGGCGTCGCCCAGCCGAGCCACGTCCTCCTGGCCACCGGCACCGACCCCGACCTGGCCCGCGGCACCCTCCGATTCTCCCTCGGCCACACCTCCACTGAGGCCGACGTCGAGGCGGTCGCCAAGGCGATCGGCCCGGCGGTGGAGCGGGCGCGGGCGGCAGGCCTGACGTAA
- a CDS encoding DUF4190 domain-containing protein yields the protein MHLTAPATARPGTRTRDADGMAVASFILGLLGLLVFNLFLGPTAIVLAAASLWRGTKRRGRAYLGMGLGVADLLVLLAFVQADNTLSWSF from the coding sequence ATGCACCTCACCGCACCGGCCACCGCGCGCCCCGGCACCCGCACCCGCGACGCCGACGGCATGGCCGTGGCGTCCTTCATCCTCGGCCTCCTCGGCCTCCTCGTCTTCAACCTCTTCCTCGGCCCGACCGCGATCGTCCTGGCCGCAGCGTCCCTGTGGCGGGGCACCAAGCGCAGGGGCCGCGCCTACCTGGGCATGGGCCTGGGCGTCGCCGACCTGCTGGTCCTGCTGGCCTTCGTGCAGGCGGACAACACGCTCTCCTGGAGCTTCTAG
- a CDS encoding TetR family transcriptional regulator, whose product MSHTFGIRQAQKQKTRQSLLDAALALLEEQSLSSLGLREVTRAVGVAPTAFYRHFRSTADLGVALVEEALGSLHPMIRTIVSSAGDSDQRIERAVDLIARHVDTHPAHVRFIARERHGGVQSVREAIQDQLARFAEEVKVALTKDPVSEGWNDDDLLMLANLYVDQMLMTASLFLDALEAPEEERRRVAQVATRQMRLISIGREHWLD is encoded by the coding sequence ATGAGTCACACCTTCGGTATCCGGCAGGCCCAGAAGCAGAAGACCCGCCAGTCCCTCCTGGACGCGGCGCTCGCACTGCTGGAGGAGCAGAGCCTGAGCAGCCTGGGCCTGCGCGAGGTCACCCGTGCCGTCGGCGTCGCCCCCACCGCCTTCTACCGGCACTTCCGCTCCACCGCCGACCTCGGAGTCGCCCTCGTCGAGGAGGCGCTGGGCAGTCTGCACCCCATGATCCGGACGATCGTCAGCTCCGCCGGGGACAGCGACCAACGCATAGAACGCGCCGTCGACCTGATCGCCCGGCATGTCGACACCCACCCTGCCCACGTCCGCTTCATCGCCCGGGAGCGGCACGGCGGCGTGCAGTCGGTGCGGGAGGCGATCCAGGACCAACTGGCCCGTTTCGCCGAGGAGGTGAAGGTCGCGCTCACCAAGGACCCGGTCTCCGAGGGCTGGAACGACGACGACCTCCTCATGCTCGCCAACCTCTACGTCGACCAGATGCTGATGACGGCCTCGCTGTTCCTGGACGCCCTGGAGGCGCCGGAGGAGGAGCGGCGGCGCGTCGCCCAGGTCGCGACCCGCCAGATGCGGTTGATCAGCATCGGCCGGGAGCACTGGCTGGACTGA
- a CDS encoding thioesterase family protein, with protein MPEAASAPTASRATIGDSEFDRDTALTLREPGVYDIDLSAGWTIISAVNGGYLLAVLGRALADALPHGDPFTISAHYLTASQPGPAVVRTEVVRTGRTLSTGTASLFQYDEQGREVERIRVLASYGDLGALPDDVRTTAEPPAIPPMDHCFGPEDGPAPVSGSSAIADRLMLKLDPSTLGWALGQPSGKGEMRAWFGLADGRDADPLSLLLAVDALPPTAFEIGISGWVPTVELTVHIRCRPAPGPLRVSITTRNLAGGFLEEDAEVWDSADRLVAQSRQLARVRLG; from the coding sequence ATGCCAGAAGCAGCCTCTGCCCCGACGGCCTCCCGGGCCACGATCGGCGACAGCGAGTTCGACCGCGACACCGCGCTGACCCTGCGCGAACCCGGCGTCTACGACATCGACCTGTCCGCCGGGTGGACGATCATCAGCGCCGTCAACGGCGGATACCTGCTGGCCGTCCTCGGCCGCGCCCTCGCGGACGCACTCCCGCACGGTGACCCGTTCACCATCTCCGCGCACTACCTCACCGCGTCCCAGCCTGGCCCGGCGGTCGTCCGCACCGAAGTGGTGCGCACCGGGCGAACCCTGTCGACCGGCACCGCCTCGCTCTTCCAGTACGACGAGCAGGGCCGCGAGGTCGAACGCATCCGCGTCCTCGCCTCCTACGGCGACCTCGGCGCCCTCCCCGACGACGTCCGTACGACGGCCGAGCCGCCCGCGATCCCGCCGATGGACCACTGTTTCGGCCCCGAAGACGGCCCCGCTCCCGTCTCCGGCAGCTCGGCCATCGCCGACCGCCTCATGCTCAAGCTCGACCCGTCCACCCTGGGCTGGGCACTCGGGCAGCCCTCGGGCAAGGGCGAGATGCGGGCCTGGTTCGGCCTCGCGGACGGCCGCGACGCCGACCCCCTCTCCCTGCTCCTGGCCGTCGACGCGCTGCCCCCGACGGCCTTCGAGATCGGCATCTCCGGCTGGGTCCCGACGGTCGAACTGACCGTCCACATCCGCTGCCGCCCGGCCCCGGGCCCCCTGCGCGTGTCCATCACCACCCGCAACCTCGCCGGCGGCTTCCTGGAGGAGGACGCGGAAGTGTGGGACAGCGCGGACCGGTTGGTGGCGCAGTCGAGGCAGTTGGCGAGGGTGCGGCTCGGCTGA
- a CDS encoding alpha/beta hydrolase → MSLTGTPFLYTLIALCVVAVALPLVLWSRVRGPKVVRGAARVLMLLFAQATAVALVFTMVNNSNQLYDSWGDLLGTSDHVHEAADLGASGTGGIALEKLPKVRQTFKPAKGPGMRAEGGVLVTQLKGGVSGVHAEVNVWLPPQYHEPAYRNHRFPVVEVLPGFPGSSKAWYGTMDAPQQLAPLMRSGQVEPFIIVSPRTSLLPGVDTGCANIPGKVNADSWLSVDVPRMVMDNFRAQAAPDGWAVAGYSAGGHCAAKLAVAHPDRYRAAVSLSGYNDPVAVPQSLAAKSPALRAANNPYDLLKKSRVPPRVALYLSGQPKDGYEAAMAVERAAKAPTTVDVVFIPSSAGGHTMALWKPQVVPAFRWLSEVMGPPQQTRTAPGATPLAPSTAGSRPAELASGTASRAAAARRP, encoded by the coding sequence ATGAGTCTCACCGGGACCCCGTTCCTCTACACGTTGATCGCGCTGTGCGTCGTCGCCGTCGCGCTGCCGCTGGTCCTGTGGTCACGAGTGCGTGGGCCCAAGGTCGTGCGGGGCGCCGCCCGGGTGCTGATGCTGCTGTTCGCCCAGGCCACGGCGGTGGCGCTGGTCTTCACCATGGTGAACAACTCCAACCAGCTGTACGACAGTTGGGGCGATCTGCTCGGCACCAGCGACCATGTGCACGAGGCCGCCGACCTCGGGGCGAGCGGCACGGGCGGGATCGCGCTGGAGAAGCTGCCCAAGGTGCGGCAGACGTTCAAGCCTGCCAAGGGGCCGGGTATGCGCGCGGAGGGCGGGGTGCTCGTCACGCAGCTCAAGGGCGGGGTCTCCGGAGTGCACGCCGAGGTCAACGTCTGGCTGCCGCCGCAGTACCACGAGCCCGCCTACCGCAATCACCGGTTCCCGGTCGTCGAGGTGCTGCCGGGCTTCCCGGGCTCGTCGAAGGCCTGGTACGGGACGATGGACGCGCCCCAGCAGCTGGCGCCGCTGATGCGCAGCGGGCAGGTCGAGCCGTTCATCATCGTCTCGCCGCGCACCTCGTTGCTGCCCGGCGTGGACACCGGCTGCGCGAACATCCCGGGCAAGGTGAACGCCGACAGCTGGCTCAGCGTCGACGTGCCGCGGATGGTCATGGACAACTTCCGCGCCCAGGCCGCGCCGGACGGCTGGGCCGTCGCCGGGTACTCGGCGGGCGGGCACTGCGCGGCCAAGCTCGCCGTCGCGCACCCCGACCGCTACCGGGCCGCGGTCAGCCTGTCCGGCTACAACGACCCCGTGGCCGTACCCCAGTCGCTCGCCGCCAAGTCCCCCGCGCTGCGGGCCGCGAACAACCCGTACGACCTCCTCAAGAAATCCCGTGTCCCGCCGCGCGTGGCGCTCTACCTCTCCGGTCAGCCGAAGGACGGGTACGAGGCGGCCATGGCCGTCGAGCGGGCCGCGAAGGCGCCGACGACCGTGGACGTGGTGTTCATCCCGAGCAGCGCGGGCGGTCACACCATGGCGCTGTGGAAGCCGCAGGTGGTCCCGGCGTTCCGCTGGCTGAGTGAGGTGATGGGGCCCCCGCAGCAGACCCGTACGGCGCCGGGCGCTACTCCTCTCGCACCGTCGACCGCCGGTTCCAGGCCCGCGGAGCTCGCCAGTGGAACCGCATCGCGAGCAGCCGCAGCACGAAGGCCGTGA